A window of Bacteroidales bacterium genomic DNA:
AATAGATTATTTACGAATAGCTAAAAGATTGCAATTATCCCCATTCTGTTTTCCTCGCCAAATAGCAATTATTATAGCAGGATTAGCATCAATTAGGACAGATGAGGGAGATGCAGTTTTGCCTCAAGGTTCTCCGCTATCTCCAATTCTAACAAATATTATATGTGACAAATTAGATAGAAAACTATCACGATTAGCCGAAAAATTCGGACTCAGTTATAGTAGGTATGCCGATGATATAACCTTTAGTTCATATCACAATGTATATCACCAAGATGGAGAGTTTTGCAAAAAACTAAAAAGTATAATAGAAAAGCAAGGATTTAAGATAAATGAAAATAAAACACGACTTCAGAAACGAGGACAGAGACAACTTGTAACAGGAATAAAAGTAAATACAGAAACAAATGTAGATCGTAGTTATATTAACCAAATACGAAATCTCTTATACATTTGGAAACGTTATGGGTATAGTGTCGCAGAACAACGATATTACGAGTGGCGTTTAAAAAACAAACCTCTATCTTATAAACGTACATCTTTGGCATCGTATTTAAATGGAAAAATACAATATCTTAGAGCAGTAAAAGCCTCAGGTTATTCAACAGCATATATTCACTTTTTATTTGAATATGAATATCTATATAAAGAAACGTTTAAGAAAAAGAAGAGATACGGAATTAATTATATTGAGACAACACCACTTGAACAATTTGAGAAAAAGTTAGGAGTACAAATAGATATAAACAAGAAAGTTGATGCAGATGGTCAATCTCACCGATTCTCAGTATTTGAGTATAAATTTATACCAACATTTATATCAGTCTCAAAAGATATTACACCCGAAGATGAAACAAATAAATCAAAATTATCTATTTCAAGGTGTATCGACCAACGCAAAAAAGAGTTTTGGCTAATTCATTATTAATAATAAAGTCCGAGATAATAAGTAACTGAAGCATTTCTTAATGGAATGCTTCTTTTTTTATAGCAAAAAGTTTTCAGATTTAACAATTTAGTTTAAATTTGCAACCCATTAAATAATAAATCAAGAAAAAATATAATTTATAAAGGCAATGGCAACAGTAAAATTTTACAAATCAGAAGAGCAAGTACCTTTGGAAATGCACAAGGTACGTGTTGTACAAAAACTATATCTTCCCGCAGTTGAAGAGCGTGTGAAAAAATTGGCAGAGGCAGGAAATAATACATTCCTTTTGCAAAATCGCGATGTATTTATGGATATGCTTACCGACTCAGGAGTTAATGCAATGTCCGACAATCAAGTTGCCGCAATGATGCAAGCCGACGACTCATACGCAGGCTCTGAAACATGTAACCGCTTATTGAAAGTAATAAAAGAGGTATTCGGGACAGAATATTTCTTACCAGCACACCAAGGACGTGCATGTGAGAACATTCTTGCCGAAACATTCGTAAAACAAGGAGATGTTGTTCCAATGAACTTCCACTTTACAACAACAAAAGCACACATTACACGTAAAGGAGGATCAGTAGTTGAGTTAATACGTCCCGAGGGATTACTACCACAAAGTGATAACCCATTCAAAGGAAACTTTGATATACCGGCATTAGAGAAATTAATTGAAGAGGTAGGAGCAGATCACGTACCATTTGTACGTATCGAGGCAGGAACAAATCTTGTAGGAGGACAACCTCTTTCATTAGAAAATATGTTACAAGTAGCAGAGGTATGTAAGAAAAACGGTATATTGAGCGTATTAGATGCTTCGTTACTACAAGATAACCTATACTTCATAAAGACTCGTGAGGAGGCATGCAAAAATATGACTATCAAAGAGATTATGCGTACCCTTTGCGAAAAGATGGATTTAATCTATTTCTCAAGTCGTAAATTAGGATTTGCACGTGGTGGTGCAATTGTATCAAACAACGAGAAGTTGATTTTGAAGATGAAAGAGTACATACCTCTATACGAAGGATTTCTAACATACGGAGGTATGGAGGTGCGTTCAATGGAGGCAATGGCAGTAGGATTGTTAGAGACACTTGATGAGGAGATCATCAATCAAGGACCAATCTTTATAGAATACCTTGTAAAAGAGTTGAACGATTACGGAGTACCAATGATATTGCCGGCAGGAGGATTAGGAGCCCACATCAATGCAATGGAGTTCTTAAAACATATACCACAAAGCCAATATCCGGCAGGAGCATTAGCAACAGCACTATACATAGCAGGCGGTATTCGAGGTATGGAGCGAGGATCATTATCAGAGCAACGTAACCCTGATGGAAGCGAAAACTTTGCAGAGATGGAGTTGGTACGTTTGGCATGTCCACGTCGCGTGTTTACACTATCACAAATTAAATATTGTGCTGACCGTGTAAAATGGCTATACGACAACCGTCACTTAATAGGAGGTTTGAAGTGGGTAGAAGAGCCTGATGTGCTACGCTTCTTCTTCGGAAAACTAACACCAATAGGCGATTGGCAAGAAAAACTTGCGGCTAAATTCCGCGAAGATTTTGGCGATAGCCTATAAACAAAAGAAGGGTAGAGATTTTTCTCTATCCTTTTTTCTTCAACCAACCATAAGGTATAATTGTTATAAATAAACGCAATCTTGTCAGTTGCAAGGTTGCGTTATTCTGCCTTTTTGTCACTTTTTAATGAATATAAACCCATATAAAAAGTTTGGCACAAAATTGGTTGTTATATTAACAAAGGAGAACAAACCTTTGTAATTAAAGATATATATTAACATTAAAAAATATGAAATTATGGAGATTAAACCATTAGCAGACAGAGTATTGGTAAAACCAGCACCTGTACAAGAGAAAACAGTAAGCGGAATTATAATTCCAGATTCAGCAAAAGAGAAACCACTTCAAGGCGAAGTTATTGCAACAGGTAACGGAACAAAAGATGAAGAGATGGTTGTAAAACAAGGCGATAATGTATTATATGGCAAATACTCAGGAACAGAAGTAGAGTTTGACGGAGTAAAATACCTAATAATGCGTCAATCAGATATACTTGCAATCATAAAATAATAGTTTATAAATTAAATCTAATCTAATACAATAAAGTTATGGCAAAAGATATTAAATTCAACATAGATGCTCGTGAAGAGTTAAAAAAAGGAGTTGATGCTTTAGCAGATGCAGTAAAAGTAACACTTGGTCCCAAAGGTCGCAATGTAATCATTGAGAAAAAATT
This region includes:
- a CDS encoding co-chaperone GroES — translated: MEIKPLADRVLVKPAPVQEKTVSGIIIPDSAKEKPLQGEVIATGNGTKDEEMVVKQGDNVLYGKYSGTEVEFDGVKYLIMRQSDILAIIK
- a CDS encoding tryptophanase, which gives rise to MATVKFYKSEEQVPLEMHKVRVVQKLYLPAVEERVKKLAEAGNNTFLLQNRDVFMDMLTDSGVNAMSDNQVAAMMQADDSYAGSETCNRLLKVIKEVFGTEYFLPAHQGRACENILAETFVKQGDVVPMNFHFTTTKAHITRKGGSVVELIRPEGLLPQSDNPFKGNFDIPALEKLIEEVGADHVPFVRIEAGTNLVGGQPLSLENMLQVAEVCKKNGILSVLDASLLQDNLYFIKTREEACKNMTIKEIMRTLCEKMDLIYFSSRKLGFARGGAIVSNNEKLILKMKEYIPLYEGFLTYGGMEVRSMEAMAVGLLETLDEEIINQGPIFIEYLVKELNDYGVPMILPAGGLGAHINAMEFLKHIPQSQYPAGALATALYIAGGIRGMERGSLSEQRNPDGSENFAEMELVRLACPRRVFTLSQIKYCADRVKWLYDNRHLIGGLKWVEEPDVLRFFFGKLTPIGDWQEKLAAKFREDFGDSL
- a CDS encoding RNA-directed DNA polymerase, with amino-acid sequence MEIDIVSSVKKLRTKSDLLRLINRIKEIKFVEVGLQKKFSPVTIKQLEYYSDPNNTYRRYRKFSIPKKSGELREIHAPRNANYKVILRTLNEILNTVYEPSEYTMGFVRGKSVVTNALSHVGKNYVYNIDLKDFFPSIDYLRIAKRLQLSPFCFPRQIAIIIAGLASIRTDEGDAVLPQGSPLSPILTNIICDKLDRKLSRLAEKFGLSYSRYADDITFSSYHNVYHQDGEFCKKLKSIIEKQGFKINENKTRLQKRGQRQLVTGIKVNTETNVDRSYINQIRNLLYIWKRYGYSVAEQRYYEWRLKNKPLSYKRTSLASYLNGKIQYLRAVKASGYSTAYIHFLFEYEYLYKETFKKKKRYGINYIETTPLEQFEKKLGVQIDINKKVDADGQSHRFSVFEYKFIPTFISVSKDITPEDETNKSKLSISRCIDQRKKEFWLIHY